From a single Rutidosis leptorrhynchoides isolate AG116_Rl617_1_P2 chromosome 5, CSIRO_AGI_Rlap_v1, whole genome shotgun sequence genomic region:
- the LOC139848260 gene encoding probable arabinose 5-phosphate isomerase — translation MGSLPHLLSLDSSSSSEKEPQFNINPNKLKTLFKSQQKYLNNFFDRLDHTQTHKFTQTLLNCTGTIFISGVGKSGFVSKNISQTLVSLGIKSQFLSPVDALHGDIGILTNTDVLVMFSKSGNTEELLKLVPCARSKGAFLISVTSVEGNALMGLCDLNVHLPLERELCPFDLAPTTSTAIQMVFGCTVAIAMMDAKNLTKEGYAANHPAGRIGKSLIFKVKDVMKKQEELPVCKEGDLIMDQLVELTSKGCGCLLVIDDDYRLIGTFTDGDLRRTLKASKEGIFKLTVGQMCNRNPRTITADRMAVEAMKKMEAPPSPVQFLPVLNEQNVVIGIVTLHGLVSAGL, via the exons ATGGGATCTCTTCCACATTTGCTATCGTtagattcatcatcatcttcagaaAAAGAACCCCAATTCAATATCAATCCAAACAAACTAAAAACCCTATTCAAATCACAACAAAAATACCTCAACAATTTCTTCGACAGATTAGATCATACCCAAACCCATAAATTCACCCAAACACTCCTCAACTGCACCGGCACAATCTTCATCTCCGGTGTCGGCAAATCAGGTTTTGTTTCCAAAAACATTTCACAAACCCTCGTATCTCTCGGAATCAAATCTCAATTTCTGTCCCCTGTTGATGCACTTCACGGTGACATTGGCATTTTAACGAACACCGATGTTTTGGTTATGTTCAGTAAAAGTGGGAACACGGAAGAATTGTTGAAATTGGTTCCGTGTGCGAGATCAAAAGGTGCGTTTTTGATATCGGTTACATCAGTTGAAGGTAATGCGTTGATGGGTTTGTGTGATTTGAATGTGCATTTGCCGTTAGAAAGAGAATTGTGTCCGTTTGATTTGGCGCCAACAACATCGACGGCGATTCAGATGGTTTTTGGATGTACGGTTGCGATTGCAATGATGGATGCTAAGAATTTGACTAAAGAAGGCTACGCTGCTAATCATCCTGCTGGTCGGATTGgcaaaagtttgatctttaag GTGAAGGATGTAATGAAAAAACAAGAGGAACTTCCAGTATGTAAAGAAGGAGATTTAATAATGGATCAACTAGTTGAGTTAACCAGTAAAGGATGCGGTTGCCTTTTGGTTATTGATGATGATTACCGCCTTATTGGGACGTTCACTGATGGTGATCTACGGCGAACACTTAAAGCTAGCAAGGAAGGGATCTTTAAACTTACTGTTGGTCAAATGTGCAACAG GAACCCGCGGACTATAACTGCAGACAGAATGGCGGTTGAAGCAATGAAGAAGATGGAGGCTCCTCCATCGCCTGTTCAGTTTTTGCCGGTTTTAAATGAACAAAATGTAGTCATTGGTATTGTTAcgcttcatggattggtttctgcTGGCCTCTGA